The following coding sequences lie in one Spinacia oleracea cultivar Varoflay chromosome 1, BTI_SOV_V1, whole genome shotgun sequence genomic window:
- the LOC110798837 gene encoding uncharacterized protein, producing MMPADQQEPSQNPNSAYYLRNNDLNSTKLVSIEFEGKCFSDWRRSMMIALSARNKLCFVDGSLNQPAPNAANYRIWIRCNDLVISWMLASLEPKIARSVLYLKTAREIWLELEDRYCRESGPQLFSVQQQLSELTQGDDEEVASFFTKIKMLWDQLDGLDPLPVCIFTGCSCTLTQQLLKTQQKQRLIQFLMKLNDKRFDNKPYKCSYNNSPTSQYAGTGSQYKNFTSRNNLYCEHCKMRNHTVDKCWKLHGYPKDFKGKGKRIAATAQLDEYTPKETKTDEGSGVVHATFTED from the exons ATGATGCCTGCAGATCAGCAAGAACCTTCTCAAAATCCTAACTCTGCCTATTATCTTAGAAACAATGATTTAAATTCCACAAAATTAGTGAGCATTGAATTCGAAGGAAAGTGTTTCAGTGACTGGAGAAGATCAATGATGATAGCATTGTCAGCTAGAAACAAATTGTGCTTTGTTGATGGCAGTCTGAATCAGCCAGCACCAAATGCTGCAAATTATAGAATATGGATTAGGTGTAATGACCTAGTAATCTCTTGGATGCTAGCTTCTCTTGAACCAAAGATTGCTAGAAGTGTTCTTTATCTTAAGACTGCAAGAGAAATTTGGCTCGAATTGGAAGATAGATATTGTAGGGAATCTGGACCTCAACTGTTTTCAGTCCAACAACAATTGAGTGAATTGACTCAAGGAGATGATGAAGAAGTTGCCAGTTTCTTCACAAAGATCAAGATGCTATGGGATcaactagatggactggatcCCTTACCTGTTTGTATCTTCACTGGATGTAGCTGCACACTTACACAACAACTACTTAAAACACAGCAGAAGCAAAGGCTAATTCAGTTTCTAATGAAGCTAAATGACAA GAGGTTTGATAACAAGCCTTACAAATGTTCATACAATAATAGTCCTACTTCTCAGTATGCAGGAACTGGAAGTCAATACAAAAATTTCACTAGCAGAAACAATCTCTACTGTGAACATTGCAAGATGAGAAACCACACAGTTGATAAGTGTTGGAAACTACATGGCTATCCTAAAGATtttaaaggaaaaggaaaaagaatagCAGCAACCGCTCAGTTAGATGAGTACACTCCTAAAGAAACTAAGACAGATGAAGGATCAGGAGTGGTTCATGCCACTTTTACTGAAGATTAA